One genomic window of Anticarsia gemmatalis isolate Benzon Research Colony breed Stoneville strain chromosome 23, ilAntGemm2 primary, whole genome shotgun sequence includes the following:
- the LOC142983235 gene encoding attacin-A-like — protein MFATKLFLAAVLLVCVSARHIQFEDVPYGEHEEYRYPVYDVDEDFEYQHPGHLASARVRREVQGQATVKLGNDGSVGLSSKIPFASNDKHALSAIGSTGLDGNLNLGSKGIGLAYDHANGHGAAVMHETVPGFGSKLTGAGHATLFQNENHKVGANAFVTKNMPTNYPGVPNFNTVGGGVDYMFKEKIGGSLGMASTPFLDRKDYSAMGNLNVFRSPTSSLDFNAGFKKFDMPRFNSGWEPNFGLSYTRFLPNF, from the exons ATGTTCGCTACAAAGTTATTCCTGGCAGCAGTTCTGCTAGTGTGTGTGAGCGCACGACACATTCAGTTCGAGGACGTGCCGTATGGAGAACACGAAGAGTACAGGTACCCGGTGTACGACGTAGACGAGGACTTTGAGTACCAGCACCCGGGACACTTGGCGAGCGCCAGGGTCAGGCGTGAAGTGCAAGGACAAGCAACTGTCAAGCTTGGCAACGATGGGAGTGTTGGCCTGAGCTCTAAGATACCGTTCGCAAGCAACGATAAGCATGCTCTTAGTGCCATTGGTAGTACAGGATTGGATGGCAATTTGAATTTAGGTTCCAAAGGCATTGGTTTGGCTTACGATCATgc TAACGGACACGGAGCAGCAGTAATGCATGAGACAGTGCCCGGATTCGGTTCTAAACTGACAGGTGCAGGACACGCTACATTGTTCCAAAATGAGAACCACAAGGTTGGCGCTAATGCCTTCGTTACCAAGAACATGCCCACCAACTACCCCGGCGTGCCCAACTTCAACACCGTCGGTGGAGGAGTCGACTATATGTTCAA AGAAAAGATCGGTGGGTCTCTGGGCATGGCAAGCACTCCGTTCCTGGATCGTAAGGACTACTCAGCGATGGGGAACCTCAACGTGTTCCGTTCTCCCACCAGCTCTTTGGACTTCAACGCTGGCTTCAAAAAGTTCGATATGCCGCGTTTCAACAGCGGCTGGGAACCAAACTTCGGTTTATCTTACAccagattcttacctaatttttga
- the LOC142983071 gene encoding attacin-A-like gives MFATKLFLAAVLLVCVSARHIQFEDVPYGEHEEYRYPVYDVDEDFEYQHPGHLASARVRRQAQASYTLNGDGTSGVNAKVPLVGNGQNVLSALGSAGYDDKNKLASKGFGLALDNVNGHGVSVMKETLPGFGSKLTGAGHATLFHNDNHNVGANAFVSRNMPTNYPGVPNFNTVGAGVDYMFKNKVGASLGMANTPFLERKDYSAMGNLNLFRSPTSTVDFTAGYKRFEMPRFDSGWKPNFGITFGRSF, from the exons atgttcgcTACAAAGTTATTCCTGGCAGCAGTTCTGCTAGTGTGTGTGAGCGCACGACACATTCAGTTCGAGGACGTGCCGTATGGAGAACACGAAGAGTACAGATACCCGGTGTACGACGTAGACGAGGACTTTGAGTACCAGCACCCGGGACACTTGGCGAGCGCCAGGGTCAGGCGTCAGGCACAAGCCAGCTACACGCTCAATGGTGACGGCACTTCTGGAGTTAACGCTAAAGTACCGCTCGTTGGTAATGGTCAGAATGTTCTGAGTGCACTCGGCAGCGCAGGCTACGACGACAAGAATAAATTGGCTTCTAAAGGCTTTGGGTTGGCTCTCGATAATGT CAACGGTCACGGAGTATCTGTGATGAAGGAAACTCTGCCAGGGTTCGGCTCCAAGCTCACAGGCGCTGGTCACGCCACTCTGTTCCACAATGACAACCACAACGTCGGCGCTAATGCCTTCGTCTCCAGGAACATGCCCACCAACTACCCCGGCGTGCCCAACTTCAACACTGTGGGTGCAGGAGTCGACTATATGTTCAA GAACAAGGTGGGCGCGTCTCTGGGCATGGCGAACACTCCGTTCTTAGAGCGTAAGGACTACTCAGCGATGGGGAACCTCAACTTGTTCCGCTCTCCCACCAGCACGGTTGACTTCACCGCCGGCTACAAGAGGTTCGAAATGCCGCGCTTTGACAGCGGCTGGAAACCAAACTTCGGAATTACTTTTGGCAGAtctttttaa